Proteins encoded by one window of Arachis ipaensis cultivar K30076 chromosome B04, Araip1.1, whole genome shotgun sequence:
- the LOC107638636 gene encoding probable F-box protein At4g22030 codes for MASLQIIASSSSSSVFCSSSQRIKSSIQFPKLPNGVPSSYNYVPSRKLFEELNGFRFTTPPTFQQDSSSSSSSSSSSSNTNQQLYAILEAVADRVELHHNVADQRNNWNTLLLNNINMLTLTATAMAAMAAATPLLELKISSTLLFSAATGMMLVVNKIQPSQLAEEQRNATRLFKQLQSQIETTIALGNANQEDVKKAMEKVLALDKAYPLPLLGVMIEKFPSKFEPAVWWPQQQPLSPSSKRRSGRRNGWNEGLERELKDVLEVVKRKDMEDYERLGNMVLKINKSLAIAGPLLSGIAAVGSMFVSEGSSWAAMVTVMAGALATAVNALEHGGQVGMVSEMYRNTGGFFRLLEDSIEEEVEEERENGELFEMKVALKLGRSVSQLRQLAKKSAYSRVEGTPTNDEFASKIF; via the coding sequence ATGGCTTCTTTACAGATCAtcgcatcatcatcatcatcatcagtgttttgttcttcttcacaGAGAATCAAATCCTCCATCCAATTCCCAAAGCTCCCTAATGGAGTTCCTTCTTCTTATAATTATGTACCAAGCAGAAAGCTATTTGAGGAGCTCAACGGTTTCCGTTTCACAACCCCACCAACCTTTCAacaagattcttcttcttcttcgtcatcCTCATCGTCATCATCCAACACAAATCAACAACTCTATGCAATTCTAGAGGCTGTAGCTGACAGGGTTGAACTGCACCACAACGTCGCCGACCAGCGTAACAACTGGAACACCCTCCTCTTGAACAACATCAACATGCTCACCCTCACTGCCACCGCCATGGCCGCCATGGCCGCCGCCACACCACTCTTGGAACTCAAGATATCCTCCACGCTCTTGTTCTCCGCCGCCACGGGAATGATGCTGGTGGTAAACAAGATCCAACCCTCCCAGCTGGCGGAGGAACAAAGAAACGCCACGAGGCTCTTCAAGCAGCTCCAGTCTCAAATCGAAACCACAATAGCACTTGGAAACGCTAACCAGGAAGATGTGAAGAAGGCAATGGAGAAGGTTCTGGCACTTGACAAAGCCTACCCTCTTCCATTATTGGGTGTTATGATCGAAAAATTCCCTTCCAAATTTGAACCTGCAGTTTGGTGGCCGCAACAACAACCATTATCACCATCTTCAAAGCGAAGAAGTGGAAGAAGAAATGGGTGGAACGAAGGGCTAGAAAGGGAACTGAAGGACGTGTTGGAAGTGGTGAAGAGAAAAGACATGGAAGACTATGAGAGGCTTGGGAACATGGTTTTGAAGATCAACAAGAGCCTTGCAATTGCAGGGCCATTACTGAGTGGAATTGCGGCGGTTGGTTCTATGTTTGTGAGTGAAGGGTCGTCGTGGGCTGCCATGGTTACGGTTATGGCTGGGGCTTTGGCAACTGCGGTGAATGCGTTGGAGCACGGTGGACAAGTGGGGATGGTGTCTGAGATGTACAGAAACACTGGTGGATTCTTCAGGCTTCTAGAAGATTCGATTGAAGAGGAGGTTGAGGAAGAAAGAGAGAATGGGGAGTTGTTTGAGATGAAAGTGGCTTTGAAGCTTGGAAGAAGCGTTTCACAGTTAAGACAACTTGCAAAAAAATCAGCTTATTCTCGTGTTGAGGGGACTCCCACTAATGATGAATTTGCTAGCAAGATCttctaa
- the LOC107637540 gene encoding probable F-box protein At4g22030, translating to MASLLQNYSSSSLTLISSSIRRSRTTTVNAAIHVPKLPIFPSSLPKTNLLHHTLMKGSTTTQLTEKKRVLTNYDDCNDNNNNKVVVQLYAILEAVADRIEMHQNIGDQRDNWNTLLLNSINMITLTATTMAAVAATTGPLLALKLSSALLFSAATGMLLIMNKIQPSQLTEEQRNATRYLKQLQSEIQTTLALGNATEEYVKSATEKVLALDKAFPLPLLGAMLEKFPSKFEPAVWWPSTQFQRKSSNKKSQNNNKKMNGWSEELEVELREIVEVVKRKDSEDYERLGNIALKMNKALAIAGPLLTGVAAAGSAFLGNGNSWATMVPLVAGSLAAAINTLEHGGQVGMVFEMYRNSAGFFKQLETSIESTLEESDLERRENGNLFEMKVAMKLGRSVSQLRELASKSASSCVDEFASKLF from the coding sequence ATGGCTTCCTTATTACAAAactactcatcatcatcattaaccCTAATTTCTTCTTCTATAAGGAGGAGTAGGACTACTACTGTCAACGCCGCAATCCATGTCCCTAAGCTTCCAATCTTCCCTTCTTCCCTTCCAAAAACAAATCTGCTACATCACACACTTATGAAAGGATCCACAACTACTCAGTTAACGGAAAAGAAGAGAGTCCTCACCAATTATGACGActgtaatgataataataataacaaggtCGTTGTTCAACTCTATGCAATCTTGGAGGCTGTAGCTGACAGAATCGAAATGCATCAAAACATTGGGGATCAACGTGACAACTGGAACACTCTTCTCTTGAACTCAATTAACATGATCACTCTCACCGCCACAACCATGGCTGCAGTTGCTGCCACAACTGGGCCGCTTCTGGCTTTGAAACTATCTTCGGCTCTACTGTTCTCCGCCGCCACAGGGATGCTGCTCATCATGAACAAGATCCAGCCCTCTCAACTCACCGAGGAACAGCGTAATGCAACTCGATACTTGAAGCAGCTTCAATCCGAAATTCAGACAACACTTGCTCTTGGAAATGCCACTGAGGAATACGTGAAGAGTGCAACGGAGAAGGTTTTGGCACTTGACAAagctttcccacttccattgttgGGAGCCATGCTTGAAAAATTCCCTTCTAAGTTTGAACCCGCAGTTTGGTGGCCTTCCACTCAGTTCCAAAGGAAAAGTAGTaacaaaaaatcacaaaacaataaCAAGAAAATGAACGGATGGAGTGAAGAGCTAGAAGTGGAACTTAGAGAGATTGTTGAAGTTGTAAAGAGAAAAGACAGCGAGGACTATGAGAGGCTTGGGAACATTGCATTGAAGATGAATAAAGCTTTGGCCATTGCTGGCCCTTTGCTCACCGGCGTTGCTGCAGCTGGATCTGCATTTCTTGGAAATGGAAATTCATGGGCTACAATGGTGCCTCTCGTGGCTGGTTCTTTGGCTGCCGCAATCAACACATTGGAGCATGGAGGCCAAGTTGGTATGGTGTTTGAAATGTACAGAAACTCTGCTGGCTTCTTCAAGCAGTTAGAAACCTCCATTGAATCAACTTTGGAAGAGAGTGATTTGGAAAGAAGAGAAAACGGGAATCTGTTTGAAATGAAGGTGGCAATGAAATTGGGAAGAAGCGTATCACAGTTGAGGGAACTTGCCTCAAAATCTGCTTCCTCTTGTGTTGATGAATTCGCCAGCAAGCTCTTTTAG
- the LOC107635914 gene encoding uncharacterized protein LOC107635914, producing the protein MPGLVGETQSAFVKDRKIHCGAFIACETVQWIKLKKKEAAIIKLDFQKAYDRVKWSFVDLVLQKMGFGQKWRGWVMECVSTCSIMIGEAVRNGCISPLLVGRDHIELLHLQFADDTILFCPPEEETIKNYRRLLRCFELMSGLSINFDKSSLVSVNCDDQWVLQMEMALEDISSYSFTRTIWKGLVPPRVKLFAWYGVLRYHMLECTGSLQVR; encoded by the exons ATGCCAGGGTTAGTAGGCGAGACGCAGAGTGCGTTTGTCAAGGATCGCAAGATTCATTGTGGTGCCTTTATTGCGTGTGAAACAGTTCAGTGGATTAAACTGAAGAAGAAGGAAGCAGCAATAATAAAGTTAGACTTTCAGAAAGCATACGATAGAGTCAAGTGGAGTTTTGTCGACCTTGTGCTACAGAAGATGGGATTTGGACAGAAATGGAGGGGatgggttatggagtgtgtcaGTACATGCTCTAT AATGATTGGAGAGGCTGTTAGGAACGGTTGCATATCGCCGTTGTTGGTTGGGAGAGATCATATTGAGCTGTTGCATCTTCAGTTTGCAGATGATACTATTTTGTTCTGCCCCCCAGAAGAAGAGACCATCAAGAATTACAGGAGGCTGCTTCGTTGTTTCGAGTTGATGTCAGGCCTAAGTATTAATTTTGACAAATCAAGCTTGGTTTCTGTTAACTGTGATGATCAATGG gtgctGCAGATGGAAATGGCTCTGGAGGATATATCAAGCTACAGCTTTACTAGGACAATTTGGAAAGGGCTTGTTCCACCTAGAGTTAAGTTATTTGCTTG GTATGGTGTGCTTAGATATCATATGTTGGAATGCACTGGGTCTCTCCAGGTACGGTGA